One window of the Peptacetobacter hiranonis genome contains the following:
- a CDS encoding IS3 family transposase, which translates to MSKKQFSKEETLELSKNPFVKNVSCKSITYTNEFKIHFITEYNKGKNPTQIFKEAGFDTNIIGAKRIKCASERWRKSYKENGILGLDDSRVNNSGRPRKRKLTDKEIIDKKDAEIAYLKAELELVKKLDFEERQVMNNKLPSVKIFKLINDVINKYCLKKMIKHLCIVAGVSRSGFYNYLKNKNVISKQEEKDLEAKEIILKAYKFRGYKKGSRSIKMILKSKFNIIFNRKKIQRIMKKYGIKCPIRESNPAKRMGKARKEHHTVPNKLNREFKQGIPGKVLLTDITYMPYGNGKTAYLSTVKDSSTNEILSYHLSKNLKMDIVISTINNLMLSNSDKLHKDAFIHSDQGVHYTSTIFQNLLKKYNLGQSMSRKGNCWDNAPQESFFGHMKDEIDYKSCNTFEELKSLIDDYMDYYNNDRCQWNLKQLTPIQYRSQLLAA; encoded by the coding sequence ATGAGTAAAAAACAATTTAGTAAAGAAGAAACATTAGAGCTATCAAAAAATCCATTTGTAAAGAATGTAAGCTGTAAATCAATAACATATACAAATGAATTTAAAATACATTTCATAACAGAATACAATAAGGGAAAAAATCCAACACAGATATTTAAAGAAGCAGGTTTTGACACTAACATCATAGGTGCAAAACGTATTAAATGCGCTAGCGAGCGATGGAGAAAGTCATATAAAGAAAATGGTATTTTGGGACTAGATGATTCTAGAGTTAATAATTCTGGAAGACCAAGAAAAAGAAAATTAACAGATAAAGAGATAATAGATAAGAAGGATGCTGAAATAGCATATCTTAAAGCAGAGCTAGAACTAGTAAAAAAGCTAGACTTCGAAGAAAGGCAGGTGATGAATAATAAGCTACCTTCGGTGAAAATATTCAAATTAATTAATGATGTAATAAATAAATATTGTTTAAAAAAAATGATAAAACATCTATGTATTGTTGCAGGAGTATCTAGATCTGGATTTTATAACTATTTAAAAAACAAGAATGTAATAAGCAAACAAGAAGAAAAGGATTTAGAAGCAAAAGAAATAATTCTTAAAGCATATAAGTTCAGAGGATACAAAAAAGGTTCTCGTTCAATAAAAATGATTTTAAAAAGTAAATTTAATATAATATTTAACAGAAAAAAAATTCAAAGAATAATGAAAAAATATGGAATTAAATGTCCTATTCGCGAGTCAAATCCAGCTAAACGTATGGGAAAAGCAAGAAAAGAACATCACACAGTTCCTAATAAATTGAATAGAGAATTTAAACAAGGTATACCAGGAAAAGTACTTTTAACTGATATTACGTATATGCCGTACGGCAATGGGAAAACAGCATATTTATCAACTGTAAAAGATTCTTCTACGAATGAAATTTTATCGTATCATTTATCGAAGAATTTAAAAATGGATATTGTTATTTCAACTATTAACAATCTCATGTTATCAAATTCAGACAAATTACATAAAGATGCATTTATTCATTCTGATCAAGGAGTTCATTATACAAGTACTATTTTTCAGAACTTGTTAAAAAAATATAATTTAGGTCAATCTATGTCTAGAAAAGGTAATTGTTGGGACAATGCTCCGCAGGAGTCATTCTTTGGTCATATGAAAGATGAAATAGATTATAAAAGTTGCAATACATTTGAAGAGTTAAAAAGTTTAATAGATGATTATATGGATTATTATAATAATGATCGTTGTCAGTGGAATTTAAAACAGCTGACTCCTATTCAATATAGAAGTCAGCTGCTTGCTGCTTAA
- a CDS encoding 3'-5' exonuclease, producing the protein MEYIVFDLEFNQGFNKKTNKTFSDNACPFEIIQLGAVKLDSNFNIIAAFDTFIKPCLYTSMHPYVAKITGICMEDLENAPTFKEAFKKFTEFVASDDPIFCVWGKSDLRELYRNIKYHNLPDLSLPKSYIDVQYYASDFINHTTAQSIGLENAVIALNLEDTVAYHNALNDAYYTAKVFASINPKAIKPNIYIYTNLSDSSSFGLDPLDEDVFLKECDDFSKVLNRNLSKDEKKILSMVQFIKNNVSDEEILRRRSLKKRLKRHKKRDR; encoded by the coding sequence ATGGAGTATATAGTATTTGACCTAGAGTTTAATCAAGGCTTCAATAAAAAGACTAACAAGACTTTTTCAGATAATGCATGCCCATTTGAGATTATCCAGCTAGGTGCTGTCAAATTAGATAGTAATTTTAATATAATTGCAGCATTTGATACTTTTATAAAGCCTTGTCTTTATACATCTATGCATCCTTATGTGGCTAAAATTACAGGAATTTGTATGGAGGATTTAGAGAATGCTCCTACCTTTAAAGAGGCATTTAAAAAATTTACAGAATTTGTAGCAAGTGACGACCCTATATTTTGTGTATGGGGAAAAAGTGATTTAAGAGAGCTTTATAGAAATATAAAATACCACAATCTTCCAGATTTATCTCTTCCAAAATCGTACATAGACGTTCAGTACTATGCTTCTGATTTTATAAATCATACTACAGCTCAGTCTATAGGCCTTGAAAATGCTGTAATTGCCCTTAATCTTGAGGACACTGTTGCATACCACAATGCTTTAAACGATGCTTATTATACAGCTAAAGTTTTTGCATCTATTAATCCTAAAGCTATCAAGCCTAATATATACATATATACAAATTTGTCAGATAGCTCATCTTTTGGCCTAGATCCATTAGATGAGGATGTTTTTCTAAAAGAATGCGATGATTTTTCTAAAGTATTGAACAGAAATCTATCTAAAGATGAAAAGAAAATTCTTAGTATGGTGCAATTCATAAAAAACAATGTAAGCGACGAGGAAATATTGAGAAGACGCAGTTTAAAGAAAAGATTAAAAAGACATAAAAAAAGAGACAGGTAA